In the genome of Chryseobacterium arthrosphaerae, one region contains:
- a CDS encoding peptidoglycan-binding protein LysM encodes MTKQILITALTIGAIILGTDNVQAQNTTATTTVNITLNDVISIDAGSTAIGNTVDFNYATAADYNSDQTITKANSLKVTSTKNFNVKVKAGGANFMNGTNLIPVNVLTIKAATAAGTMGGTKNAVVLSATDQNLVTNAPLGSALTLNLDYTIPAAKSSSSDILGKPAGTYTQTVTYTATAL; translated from the coding sequence ATGACAAAACAAATCTTAATCACAGCCTTAACTATCGGAGCGATCATATTGGGAACAGATAATGTTCAGGCTCAAAATACTACTGCAACTACAACCGTAAACATTACCCTGAACGATGTAATCTCTATTGATGCCGGAAGTACTGCAATTGGTAATACGGTTGATTTTAATTATGCTACTGCAGCAGATTATAATTCTGATCAGACGATTACTAAAGCCAACTCTCTGAAGGTTACTTCAACAAAGAACTTTAATGTAAAAGTAAAAGCAGGGGGTGCTAATTTCATGAATGGAACAAACTTAATCCCTGTCAATGTTTTGACTATCAAAGCTGCCACAGCTGCCGGAACCATGGGCGGAACAAAAAATGCTGTAGTTTTATCTGCAACGGATCAGAATTTAGTTACCAATGCTCCTCTTGGAAGCGCATTAACACTGAATCTGGATTACACTATTCCCGCAGCAAAATCATCATCATCTGATATTTTAGGTAAACCGGCCGGAACTTATACTCAAACAGTAACTTATACGGCGACTGCTTTATAA
- a CDS encoding peptidoglycan-binding protein LysM: MTKQILITALTIGAIILGTDNVQAQNTTATTTVNITLNDVISIDAGSTAIGNTVDFNYVTAADYNSDQTITKANSLKVTSTKNFNVKVKAGGANFMNGTNLIPVNVLTIKAATAGGTMGGTKNAVVLSATDQNLVTNAPLGSALTLNLDYTIPAAKSSSSDILGKPAGTYTQTVTYTATAL; the protein is encoded by the coding sequence ATGACAAAACAAATCTTAATCACAGCCTTAACTATCGGAGCGATCATATTGGGAACAGATAATGTTCAGGCTCAAAATACTACTGCAACTACAACCGTAAACATTACCCTTAACGATGTAATCTCTATTGATGCCGGAAGTACTGCAATTGGTAATACGGTTGATTTTAACTATGTAACTGCAGCAGATTATAATTCTGATCAGACGATTACTAAAGCCAACTCTCTGAAGGTAACTTCAACAAAGAACTTTAATGTAAAAGTAAAAGCAGGGGGTGCTAATTTCATGAATGGAACCAATTTAATCCCTGTCAATGTTTTGACAATCAAAGCAGCAACAGCTGGCGGAACCATGGGCGGAACAAAAAATGCTGTAGTTTTATCTGCAACGGATCAGAATTTAGTTACCAATGCTCCTCTTGGAAGTGCGTTAACACTGAATCTGGATTATACTATTCCCGCAGCAAAATCATCATCTTCTGATATTTTAGGTAAACCGGCCGGAACCTATACGCAAACAGTAACGTATACAGCGACTGCTTTATAA
- a CDS encoding peptidoglycan-binding protein LysM, whose protein sequence is MTKQILITALTIGAIILGTDNVQAQNTTATTTVNITLNDVISIDAGSTAIGNTVDFNYVTAADYNSDQTITKANSLKVTSTKNFNVKVKAGGANFMNGTNLIPVNVLTIKAATAAGTMGGTKNAVVLSATDQNLVTNAPLGSALTLNLDYTIPAAKSSSSDILGKPAGTYTQTVTYTATAL, encoded by the coding sequence ATGACAAAACAAATCTTAATCACAGCCTTAACTATCGGAGCGATCATATTGGGAACAGATAATGTTCAGGCTCAAAATACTACCGCAACTACAACCGTAAACATTACCCTGAACGATGTAATCTCTATTGATGCCGGAAGTACTGCAATTGGTAATACGGTTGATTTTAACTATGTAACTGCAGCAGACTATAATTCTGATCAGACGATTACTAAAGCCAACTCTCTGAAGGTAACTTCAACGAAGAACTTTAATGTAAAAGTAAAAGCAGGGGGTGCTAATTTCATGAATGGAACGAACTTAATCCCTGTCAATGTTTTGACTATCAAAGCAGCAACAGCTGCCGGAACCATGGGCGGAACAAAAAATGCTGTAGTTTTATCTGCAACGGATCAGAATTTAGTTACCAATGCTCCTCTTGGAAGTGCGTTAACATTGAATCTGGATTACACTATTCCCGCAGCAAAATCATCATCATCTGATATTTTAGGTAAACCGGCCGGAACTTATACTCAAACAGTAACGTATACGGCGACTGCCTTATAA
- a CDS encoding fimbrial biogenesis chaperone yields the protein MHKFIHLFIFFLLTGSSSLLAQSISMSPTRLFFTGNPGEKVTKTVTLQNSSDKDYVFNLNYKDWFREEDGNKVYLEAGSSKTSNASWVSTLENAVTVPAKSTKEIVVTMQIPANASQSAVTNSMLFFTQLPQQADKARVQNGIGIITLFEVGLHIFYTPPGNHVKSLDITNIAEVSNQNAANRKVAVSIHNDGNTVNDATVEFELTNTDSGKEMKLPAISISMLPDTDQVVQFSLPENISGNFLGVVIVKMAESNDLRVGEKNFKF from the coding sequence ATGCACAAGTTTATTCACCTATTCATTTTCTTTCTCCTCACAGGATCTTCTTCACTTCTGGCACAAAGTATCTCTATGTCGCCTACACGCTTGTTTTTTACCGGTAATCCGGGAGAAAAAGTAACAAAGACTGTTACGCTTCAAAACAGCTCGGATAAAGATTATGTTTTTAATCTCAACTATAAAGATTGGTTTAGAGAAGAAGACGGAAATAAGGTTTATCTTGAAGCAGGCAGTTCAAAAACTTCCAATGCTTCCTGGGTGTCTACTTTAGAAAACGCTGTAACGGTTCCTGCGAAAAGTACAAAGGAGATTGTAGTAACCATGCAGATTCCGGCAAACGCATCACAGTCTGCCGTTACAAACAGTATGCTGTTTTTCACCCAACTTCCTCAGCAGGCAGATAAGGCACGTGTTCAGAACGGTATTGGTATTATTACCTTATTTGAGGTGGGGCTTCATATCTTTTATACTCCACCGGGAAACCATGTGAAAAGTCTGGATATTACCAATATTGCAGAGGTGAGTAATCAGAATGCAGCGAACAGAAAAGTCGCAGTAAGCATTCATAATGATGGAAACACGGTCAATGATGCCACCGTTGAGTTTGAACTCACCAATACAGACAGTGGTAAGGAAATGAAATTACCCGCAATTTCCATCTCCATGCTTCCGGATACCGATCAGGTTGTTCAGTTTTCTTTACCGGAGAACATTTCAGGGAACTTTCTTGGCGTGGTTATCGTCAAAATGGCAGAATCCAACGATTTACGTGTAGGAGAAAAAAACTTTAAATTTTAA
- a CDS encoding TonB-dependent receptor, which translates to MKPQNGISISVLRRTILFFVFVLLHMSLAFAQEKKDIQIHFENDSVAVEKGSTFTNFLVIENKSSEEIIIQNILPQEKYPGLLFYPKNDFTLGAGQSKTLPVKLIANLDFMKLRSNKIQFQVSYATPTLTGTESTSFFVAKGENKNIAIYTDTYENFINPALPQSSILLIVENQGYSKRTVKIDLQSIPDGLEILPKQQTITLEGLEKQTVEIRIAVRKQNTLYPEFNINATVTDLLDNKIVGSNTLYLVILSHNRQIARGNEAASGSNFAEFSYNENSSGFNYLQLRGNTAFRMTDNLKSRFNIGADYYHEDGRYNLYDTWLELERKNTVLRVGNVNSSDYDYPVFGRGGKVSTRFGKNNQVEILALENNYNLYGTYFQQTEGSTMVGAKYGFGNAQSFHGKVSYIFDHDPRFHVDTQVANAVTSFLINDKHTVRTEIGLSHEKGLLNNDENAGASMGAHYEGKIGKWDIQSVNSFATKSYAGIKRGSFFSNQRIGRQFSAAQRAFIQYQNSQIEPEFLSFQSEPAQAGNTSDLRYYFNSTEALGLGYQFSLKKWNFLFSPKVEKQKTANFYTSQELFSYRLEANISTTLGAHGLNLTAEYSYSKENNKPDWFNSLKTTLSYRYKSFSLNGTAQWNATSVFDLNSYYYDVNRNFANYNVYASYNFQMFNHNLTGSFSAGAFYSELYKNLNSNITGNLEYKISPSWSTTGYFNLSGYKSTAEYATSGSYYQFRVGIKKYFTTATAFGNHKVAFQFFEDKNFNGLLESGEPVLANEIVKLDNYVAMTDRNGKVVFLNVPDGTYTLKVNESAGARLMMDPVIMVHNSINRKVGLVKNIRVSGRLTEIKQAYDTVETDVTGIVVYAKSEDGTISTAVVNQKNEFEFFLKDGKYNLYIENDKYSYTHPIQTIQVTKEGYSKTVIFEYKKKDTTIKVKKF; encoded by the coding sequence TTGAAACCACAGAATGGAATATCAATATCAGTCCTGAGAAGAACAATCTTATTTTTTGTATTTGTTCTTCTGCATATGTCGTTGGCCTTTGCGCAGGAAAAAAAGGACATTCAAATCCATTTTGAAAATGACAGTGTAGCTGTTGAGAAGGGTTCTACTTTTACTAATTTCCTGGTCATTGAGAATAAAAGTTCTGAAGAGATTATCATTCAGAATATCTTACCTCAGGAAAAATATCCGGGATTGCTTTTCTATCCCAAAAATGACTTTACTTTAGGTGCGGGTCAGTCTAAAACTCTTCCTGTAAAACTGATCGCCAACCTGGATTTTATGAAACTGAGATCCAATAAGATCCAATTCCAGGTTTCGTATGCCACCCCAACGCTCACCGGAACTGAAAGCACATCGTTCTTCGTTGCTAAAGGCGAGAACAAAAACATTGCAATTTATACCGACACATACGAAAATTTCATTAATCCTGCTTTGCCCCAATCCTCAATTCTGCTGATTGTAGAAAACCAGGGATATAGTAAACGGACCGTTAAGATTGATTTGCAATCTATTCCTGATGGTCTGGAAATTTTGCCAAAACAGCAAACCATAACTCTGGAAGGTTTAGAAAAGCAAACGGTAGAGATCAGAATTGCAGTCAGAAAACAGAATACACTTTATCCGGAATTTAATATTAATGCAACTGTTACAGACCTGCTTGATAATAAAATCGTGGGAAGCAACACACTTTACTTAGTTATTTTATCGCATAACAGACAAATTGCCCGGGGAAACGAAGCGGCGAGCGGAAGTAATTTTGCGGAATTTAGCTATAATGAAAACAGTTCCGGTTTCAATTATCTTCAATTGAGGGGAAATACAGCGTTCCGGATGACTGATAATTTGAAATCACGTTTCAATATTGGTGCAGATTACTATCATGAAGACGGCCGCTATAACCTGTATGATACCTGGCTGGAACTGGAGCGAAAAAATACGGTATTGAGGGTGGGAAATGTGAATAGCAGCGATTACGATTACCCGGTTTTCGGAAGAGGAGGGAAGGTTTCTACCAGATTTGGAAAAAATAACCAGGTTGAAATTCTTGCGCTTGAAAATAATTATAACCTCTACGGCACTTATTTCCAGCAAACGGAAGGATCTACCATGGTAGGGGCAAAATATGGTTTTGGGAATGCCCAATCTTTCCATGGGAAAGTATCTTATATATTCGATCATGATCCGCGCTTTCACGTAGATACGCAGGTAGCGAATGCGGTGACATCGTTTCTGATTAACGATAAACATACCGTGCGGACGGAGATAGGCTTGAGCCACGAAAAAGGACTTTTGAACAATGATGAAAATGCAGGAGCTTCAATGGGAGCCCATTACGAAGGGAAAATAGGAAAATGGGATATACAATCTGTAAATTCATTTGCCACTAAAAGTTATGCAGGAATCAAACGGGGATCCTTTTTCTCAAATCAGCGGATCGGCCGCCAGTTTTCTGCTGCTCAGCGTGCTTTTATACAATATCAGAATTCGCAGATAGAACCTGAGTTCCTGAGCTTCCAGAGTGAACCGGCCCAAGCTGGGAATACCTCGGATTTGCGTTATTATTTCAACAGCACAGAAGCTTTGGGATTAGGATATCAGTTTTCTTTAAAGAAGTGGAATTTTCTATTTTCTCCAAAGGTTGAAAAGCAGAAAACCGCTAATTTTTACACATCTCAGGAACTTTTTTCATACCGGTTGGAAGCCAATATCAGCACTACATTAGGTGCCCACGGGTTGAACCTGACGGCGGAATATTCTTATTCAAAAGAGAATAATAAACCGGACTGGTTCAACAGTCTGAAAACAACTTTGTCTTACAGATATAAATCATTCTCCCTCAACGGAACAGCCCAGTGGAATGCAACCAGTGTCTTTGATTTAAATTCTTATTATTATGATGTGAACCGTAATTTTGCCAACTATAACGTATACGCCTCGTATAATTTCCAGATGTTTAACCATAATCTGACCGGGTCATTTTCAGCAGGAGCCTTCTATTCGGAACTTTATAAAAATTTAAACAGCAATATCACCGGTAATCTGGAATATAAGATCTCGCCTTCCTGGTCCACCACAGGGTATTTTAATCTTTCAGGTTATAAATCTACGGCCGAATATGCAACCAGTGGCAGTTATTACCAGTTCAGAGTGGGAATTAAAAAATATTTTACCACAGCTACAGCTTTCGGAAACCATAAAGTGGCGTTCCAGTTCTTTGAAGATAAAAATTTCAATGGACTTCTGGAGTCGGGCGAACCGGTACTTGCTAATGAAATTGTAAAGCTGGACAATTATGTAGCGATGACAGATAGGAATGGAAAAGTAGTTTTTCTGAATGTGCCTGATGGCACTTACACCCTGAAGGTGAACGAAAGTGCGGGTGCACGGTTGATGATGGATCCTGTCATTATGGTACATAACAGTATCAACCGCAAAGTAGGCCTGGTAAAAAACATCAGGGTAAGTGGGAGATTGACAGAGATCAAACAGGCTTACGATACTGTGGAAACGGATGTGACCGGAATAGTGGTGTATGCAAAAAGTGAAGATGGTACGATCTCTACTGCCGTGGTTAATCAGAAAAATGAGTTTGAGTTTTTCCTGAAAGATGGAAAATACAACCTCTATATTGAAAATGACAAATACAGCTATACACACCCTATCCAGACTATTCAGGTGACAAAAGAAGGATACTCAAAAACCGTGATTTTTGAATATAAGAAGAAAGACACTACCATTAAGGTGAAAAAGTTTTAA
- a CDS encoding sensor histidine kinase, translated as MNDFINELQLKIERLENEINFKNGLISLLSHDSKELFGTLLWLLEELEQKTISEEDFFKLLPQIKKDARKNLQTIQDSVAWLKTQYGEFKIKPVKIMVMDLFHHLEEKYAAKLKEKNIRFYFKGDHNALVTGDRILLEYVLDKIFDNAVKYSFPGQDVYLQEVTEGNQVVLSVIDFGTGMNEKYLPAIYTYDHPVFLGTAGEKGVGLSLKIVKNFISLLNGNIQIISAENKGTTVSLFLHKFIE; from the coding sequence ATGAATGATTTTATCAACGAACTACAATTAAAAATTGAAAGACTGGAAAACGAAATCAATTTCAAGAACGGACTGATCTCGCTATTGTCTCATGATTCAAAAGAACTGTTTGGAACCCTTCTGTGGCTTTTAGAAGAGCTGGAGCAGAAGACCATAAGTGAGGAAGATTTTTTTAAGTTGTTGCCACAGATAAAAAAAGATGCCCGGAAAAACCTGCAAACTATTCAGGACAGCGTTGCATGGCTAAAAACGCAATACGGGGAATTTAAGATTAAGCCCGTCAAAATTATGGTGATGGATCTTTTTCATCATTTAGAAGAGAAATATGCGGCTAAATTAAAAGAAAAAAACATCAGATTTTATTTTAAAGGAGATCACAATGCATTGGTGACAGGCGACCGTATATTGCTCGAATATGTTTTAGACAAAATTTTTGATAATGCGGTAAAATACTCCTTTCCGGGGCAGGATGTTTATCTGCAGGAAGTTACAGAAGGTAATCAGGTTGTACTGTCTGTAATTGATTTCGGAACCGGAATGAATGAAAAGTATTTACCTGCGATCTACACCTATGATCATCCTGTATTCCTGGGAACTGCCGGTGAGAAAGGCGTTGGATTAAGTTTGAAAATTGTAAAAAATTTTATATCCTTGCTGAATGGAAACATCCAAATCATTTCCGCTGAAAATAAAGGCACTACGGTTTCCCTTTTTTTACATAAATTTATAGAATAA
- a CDS encoding response regulator — protein MGSKVNIRIVVADDHGIVRMGLIQTIKRLRPDAVISEVEDYKSLYKLILNEKPDLAIMDVNMPNGTVQEAIDYVKIHQPELKILIFSSQDEELYGMRYLKMGAGGYLSKLSSTEVIETALTAMLTKGRYVSDHIKEAVFLESLNGTAKNSPFEALSDRELQIANKLAEGLPLKEISNQLNLHSSTISTYKIRLFEKLKIRSIPELVEILRMYNQ, from the coding sequence ATGGGTTCAAAAGTAAACATTCGTATTGTAGTAGCAGATGATCATGGTATCGTTCGGATGGGTTTGATACAGACGATCAAACGGTTAAGACCCGATGCCGTCATTTCAGAAGTAGAGGATTATAAATCACTGTACAAATTAATTCTGAATGAAAAACCGGACCTGGCTATTATGGATGTAAATATGCCTAATGGTACTGTGCAGGAAGCGATAGATTATGTAAAAATTCACCAACCTGAATTGAAAATTCTGATATTTTCTTCACAGGATGAAGAACTGTATGGGATGCGTTACCTGAAAATGGGTGCCGGTGGCTACTTAAGCAAACTAAGCTCTACTGAAGTAATTGAGACTGCTTTAACGGCGATGCTTACTAAGGGCCGGTATGTAAGTGACCATATAAAAGAAGCTGTTTTCTTAGAATCATTAAATGGCACAGCCAAAAATTCTCCTTTTGAAGCGTTATCGGACCGCGAATTGCAAATTGCGAATAAGCTTGCAGAAGGTCTTCCCCTTAAAGAAATCTCTAACCAGCTGAATCTCCATTCATCAACGATCAGCACCTACAAAATAAGGTTGTTTGAGAAGTTAAAAATACGGTCTATACCCGAATTGGTGGAGATCCTCAGGATGTATAACCAATAG
- a CDS encoding response regulator, whose protein sequence is MKKYPIPANEEGRMKKLEYFDLLNLEKDPQLDIFAETACLVTDCPAALIAMMESETQTIQSCVGLALDFVDRKNTVCQYSIASGDILIINDTLLDERSSDNPLILAGGIRFYAGIPLIDDEGFVLGTICVIDYKPKTITSDQISTLKKIGEAITKILMAKRKNIEAEYFQKTFTISNNLICVLDKDFLLKESNPAFEKTFQMDKGHLLNQNFLDLIGSHNSQLQLFSKNLPDTDEEVTFTTSTNIGNTQTIIIEWYLKLNQNHSEIFCFGINITQRIEEKLKLESSERRFRSFFENAIGLMSMHDMEGNIIAVNEKGRETLQYSAEEVEKLNLKDLVPQKNWPLLEQYLERINKSQEDFGTMILRTKGGEDIVWMYHNLVEIDKEGNPYVVSTALNVTERITLEKDLVHTKKMLEQTSAVAQVGGWEVNLKNNTVLWSQSTREIHKIDKNFQPDLENALGFYSEKSREKLELLFEKAVKEGIPYDEELQLVQNDGMMIWVRVKGIPEFEDGVCTRVYGIIQNIDNFKNIYLELAKKEAMLQSFVKYVPSTVAMFDKDLNYLSVSRSWKDEFQMNDIRLIGENMFKISPNVPDERIKIYQDALAGKAYKNEDMAIEVPGKGIIQHYNIEVTPWYLSSNVIGGIIVSAQNITASVKINKELKNAKKMADIASKAKTEFLANMSHEIRTPLNGVIGFSDLLLKTPLNDIQTQYLNYINESGENLLNIINDILDFSKVESGKMDLVVDRSNIYDMVSQVINVILYQSQKKNIELLLNIEQGLPETIWLDESRLKQILVNLLGNAVKFTEQGEIELKVEKLNLDSKNIKLRFSVRDTGIGIPKEKQQHIFNAFTQENSSISKRYGGTGLGLTISNNILKYMGSSLSLLSEVQKGSVFYFDIEVPYEISDRHENEDLKINKVLIVDDNEANRIIIQHMLAYKNIDSKLAANGMEALQILLAGERFDVILMDYHMPVISGLETIEKIRELFNKQHESSPLIILHTSSEEHDVINSFRQENNSYFLLKPIKSEELYKTLRTAVKNTEKETTVTVQPETEISILMQSPKVLLVDDNPVNMVLNHKMMRSLVPDAQLTEATDGLQAVLQCKEKTFDIILMDVQMPVMDGIEATKQIRLLPEYSNVPIIGVTAGNVLGEKEKCLDSGMNDFLPKPLRQADLLEMLKNHIGNENNTLSGDSATKKTYLDINLLNEQIGDDDEDFRKTFLNLVIDQLTQAEENIKKSTAEKDSAGLKLILHKLKGTAGTAGLISLTERTASWENKTDPEMDFISMEEEIIQEIKTGLQLIKNLIQ, encoded by the coding sequence ATGAAGAAGTATCCAATTCCTGCGAATGAAGAAGGGAGAATGAAAAAACTGGAGTATTTTGATCTTTTAAACCTTGAAAAAGATCCCCAGTTAGACATTTTTGCAGAAACAGCATGCCTGGTGACAGACTGCCCCGCAGCGCTTATTGCTATGATGGAAAGCGAAACCCAGACCATTCAGAGCTGTGTAGGACTTGCCCTTGACTTTGTAGACAGAAAAAACACGGTATGCCAGTATTCTATTGCAAGTGGAGATATCCTCATTATCAATGATACTCTGTTAGACGAAAGATCATCTGATAACCCGCTTATTCTGGCTGGTGGCATTCGGTTTTATGCAGGAATACCACTTATTGATGATGAAGGATTCGTATTAGGAACCATCTGTGTTATTGATTATAAACCCAAAACAATTACCAGCGATCAGATTTCAACCCTAAAAAAAATAGGAGAGGCCATCACCAAAATACTGATGGCAAAAAGGAAGAATATTGAGGCTGAGTATTTTCAAAAAACGTTTACCATTTCTAATAATCTGATCTGTGTTCTGGATAAAGATTTTTTATTGAAAGAGAGTAACCCGGCCTTTGAAAAAACCTTTCAAATGGATAAAGGGCATCTTCTCAATCAGAATTTTCTCGATCTGATCGGAAGTCATAATTCTCAACTTCAACTATTTTCCAAAAATCTACCCGATACAGATGAAGAAGTGACATTTACTACTTCAACAAACATAGGTAACACCCAAACCATCATTATTGAATGGTATTTAAAACTCAATCAAAATCATTCAGAGATTTTTTGTTTCGGAATTAACATCACTCAGCGAATCGAAGAAAAGCTTAAACTTGAAAGCTCTGAACGCCGCTTCAGAAGCTTCTTTGAAAATGCTATTGGCCTGATGAGCATGCATGATATGGAAGGAAATATCATTGCTGTCAACGAAAAAGGCAGGGAAACCCTTCAATATTCTGCCGAAGAGGTTGAAAAGTTGAATTTAAAAGACCTTGTTCCCCAAAAAAACTGGCCTCTTTTGGAGCAATATCTCGAACGAATCAACAAAAGTCAGGAAGATTTCGGAACTATGATCCTGAGAACAAAAGGAGGTGAGGATATTGTCTGGATGTATCATAATCTCGTGGAGATCGATAAAGAAGGAAATCCATATGTGGTGAGTACTGCCCTGAATGTGACTGAAAGAATTACCTTGGAAAAAGATCTTGTTCATACCAAAAAGATGTTGGAACAGACCAGTGCCGTTGCCCAGGTGGGAGGATGGGAAGTTAACCTGAAAAACAATACTGTTCTCTGGTCACAGTCTACCAGGGAAATCCATAAAATAGATAAAAATTTCCAGCCCGATCTTGAAAATGCACTGGGTTTCTACAGTGAGAAAAGCCGTGAGAAACTGGAATTATTGTTCGAAAAAGCTGTAAAAGAAGGCATTCCCTATGATGAAGAATTACAGCTTGTGCAAAATGACGGTATGATGATCTGGGTAAGGGTAAAAGGCATACCGGAATTTGAAGACGGAGTATGCACCAGGGTCTATGGAATCATTCAGAATATTGATAACTTCAAGAATATTTATCTTGAACTGGCCAAAAAAGAGGCTATGCTGCAGTCTTTTGTAAAATACGTACCTTCTACAGTAGCGATGTTTGACAAAGATCTTAATTACCTTTCCGTAAGCAGAAGCTGGAAAGATGAATTCCAGATGAACGACATCAGGCTTATTGGCGAAAACATGTTTAAGATTTCCCCCAATGTACCGGATGAAAGAATAAAAATATACCAGGATGCACTGGCAGGAAAGGCTTACAAAAATGAAGATATGGCCATCGAAGTTCCAGGTAAAGGCATCATTCAGCATTATAATATAGAAGTTACTCCATGGTATCTTTCGAGTAATGTCATAGGCGGAATTATTGTTTCTGCACAGAATATTACAGCCTCTGTGAAAATCAATAAAGAGCTGAAAAATGCGAAGAAAATGGCAGATATTGCGAGTAAAGCAAAGACTGAATTCTTAGCCAATATGAGCCATGAAATCCGAACCCCGCTGAACGGTGTTATCGGGTTCTCTGATCTTCTTTTGAAAACGCCATTGAATGATATACAGACTCAATACCTCAATTATATCAATGAATCAGGGGAGAATTTACTGAATATCATCAACGATATACTTGATTTTTCCAAGGTAGAATCCGGAAAAATGGATCTGGTTGTTGACAGGTCCAATATTTATGACATGGTAAGCCAGGTCATCAATGTAATTCTTTACCAGTCGCAGAAAAAAAATATTGAGTTACTGCTGAATATAGAACAGGGACTCCCTGAAACCATCTGGCTGGATGAATCACGGCTGAAACAGATTTTGGTCAACCTTCTTGGAAATGCAGTGAAATTTACAGAACAGGGAGAAATAGAACTTAAAGTAGAAAAACTGAATCTGGACAGTAAGAATATCAAATTGAGATTTTCCGTAAGAGATACGGGAATTGGTATCCCCAAGGAAAAACAGCAGCATATTTTCAATGCATTTACCCAGGAAAACAGTTCTATCAGCAAACGGTATGGAGGAACAGGTCTCGGACTGACCATTTCAAATAATATTCTGAAATATATGGGAAGTAGCCTGTCATTGTTGAGCGAAGTTCAGAAAGGATCTGTTTTCTATTTTGACATAGAAGTACCTTACGAAATATCTGACCGTCATGAAAATGAGGACCTGAAAATAAACAAGGTGCTGATTGTAGATGATAATGAAGCCAACAGGATTATTATTCAGCATATGCTTGCCTATAAAAATATAGATTCAAAGCTTGCAGCCAACGGAATGGAAGCTCTTCAGATATTACTTGCAGGAGAGCGTTTTGATGTCATTCTGATGGATTATCATATGCCGGTTATTTCCGGGCTGGAAACGATCGAAAAAATCAGGGAACTCTTCAACAAACAGCATGAATCTTCTCCTTTGATTATTCTTCACACGTCTTCTGAGGAACACGATGTTATTAATTCTTTCCGCCAGGAAAACAATTCATATTTCCTGCTGAAGCCTATCAAGTCTGAAGAGCTTTATAAAACATTAAGAACAGCTGTGAAAAATACAGAAAAAGAGACAACCGTTACCGTACAACCTGAAACAGAAATATCCATACTGATGCAGTCTCCGAAAGTTTTACTGGTAGATGATAACCCGGTCAATATGGTTCTTAACCATAAAATGATGCGTTCACTGGTTCCGGATGCACAGCTTACAGAAGCTACGGATGGGCTGCAGGCTGTTTTGCAGTGTAAAGAAAAAACATTCGACATCATTTTAATGGATGTTCAGATGCCGGTAATGGATGGTATTGAAGCTACTAAACAAATCCGTTTACTCCCGGAATATTCCAATGTTCCGATTATTGGTGTAACTGCAGGTAATGTTCTTGGAGAGAAAGAAAAGTGCCTGGATTCCGGGATGAATGACTTCCTGCCTAAACCTTTAAGACAGGCTGATCTACTGGAAATGCTGAAAAATCATATCGGTAATGAAAATAATACTCTTTCCGGAGATTCTGCTACTAAGAAAACCTACCTGGATATCAACCTCCTGAATGAACAAATAGGGGATGACGATGAGGATTTCAGAAAAACATTTTTGAACCTTGTAATAGATCAACTTACTCAGGCTGAGGAAAATATCAAAAAAAGCACAGCTGAAAAAGACAGTGCCGGCTTGAAACTGATTCTTCACAAGCTCAAAGGAACGGCAGGAACAGCAGGACTGATAAGTCTTACTGAACGTACTGCAAGTTGGGAAAATAAAACAGATCCTGAGATGGATTTTATTTCCATGGAAGAAGAAATTATCCAGGAGATAAAAACCGGTTTACAGTTAATTAAAAATCTGATACAATAA